From Clostridium cylindrosporum DSM 605, the proteins below share one genomic window:
- a CDS encoding GntR family transcriptional regulator — protein sequence MGWDFDKNKPIYLQLVEILKFKIVSGELNISTKLKSVREMAEEADVNPNTMQRALAELEREGLVFTQRTSGRFVTDNEEMVRNMRKEVANKEINSLKEMLFKLGYSEDEMIDLITVNIKEV from the coding sequence ATGGGATGGGACTTTGATAAAAACAAACCTATATATTTGCAGTTAGTAGAAATACTGAAGTTTAAAATCGTTTCTGGAGAATTAAACATATCAACAAAATTAAAGTCTGTAAGAGAAATGGCTGAAGAAGCAGATGTTAATCCTAATACAATGCAAAGAGCACTCGCAGAACTTGAAAGAGAGGGACTTGTATTTACCCAGAGAACAAGTGGAAGGTTTGTAACTGATAATGAGGAAATGGTAAGAAATATGAGAAAAGAAGTTGCGAATAAAGAGATTAATTCATTAAAGGAAATGTTATTTAAACTTGGATATTCAGAGGATGAAATGATTGATTTGATTACTGTTAATATAAAGGAGGTATAA
- the yyaC gene encoding spore protease YyaC produces MTSSISDNIGVRVNYLDKDAVEKIGTFLSEFLKENTIIVCIGTDKCIGDSVGPLVGTFLTKEDYPFPVVGTLEFPTHAVNLDKVLSHVYETYPDHFVIAVDACIGNEDAIGDIQVKFGPVHPGKGVGKTLPKVGDISVVAVVDTIDNCDIFSMRSIRLNFIMQLSETIKDAFILANNMKT; encoded by the coding sequence TTGACAAGTTCTATATCTGATAACATCGGAGTGAGAGTTAATTATTTAGACAAAGATGCGGTTGAAAAGATTGGAACCTTTCTTTCAGAATTTCTAAAGGAAAATACAATCATAGTTTGTATTGGTACTGATAAATGTATAGGAGATTCTGTAGGTCCACTAGTTGGCACCTTTCTTACAAAGGAAGACTATCCCTTCCCAGTCGTAGGTACACTTGAATTTCCAACCCATGCAGTTAATCTTGATAAAGTTTTAAGCCACGTTTATGAAACCTATCCTGATCACTTTGTAATTGCAGTAGATGCATGTATAGGTAACGAAGACGCTATAGGTGATATACAAGTAAAATTCGGTCCCGTTCACCCTGGAAAAGGGGTGGGAAAAACACTTCCTAAAGTAGGGGACATATCTGTTGTTGCAGTTGTTGACACTATTGATAACTGCGATATTTTTTCTATGAGAAGTATTAGATTAAACTTTATAATGCAGCTTTCAGAAACAATAAAAGATGCATTTATACTTGCAAATAATATGAAGACATAA